The genomic region CGTCATGCTCTATGCCGCTGGCGGCATACTCGCGGAGGTCGGGGTCTGCCGCGAACTGGTAGAGCGTGTTGAACGGCAGGAACTGGAGGCCGTTGCGCGCGTAGAGCTCGGGGAAGGGGACGAGACGATGTACGGCATCCACGCCCGCCTCGTGCCGCGCGTCACGGTAGTGGCGCGGGCCGGCGACGAGTTCGCCGTGTCGCAGCAGGCCGTAGTCGACGGCCCAGGCGTCGATGCCGATCGACGCGATGCGCTCGCCGCGTCGAGCAGCGGATGCCGCGGCATCCGCGAGCCCGTCGAGCACCGCCTCCCGCAGCGCGGCGACGTTCCAGTGCAGCCCGTCGGCGCGCCGCACGGGCTCGTTCGCAAAGCGCGCGATCTCGTCGAGCTCGAGGACGGGGGGATTCTCGCCCGAGTCGTCACCGGAATATGCCCGACCGAGCATGACTCGGCCACTCGTGGCACCGAGGTCGACGGCGGCGACCACCACGGGTGAAGCGTCGCCCGAACCCGAACCCGTGCCCGTTCCGGACGTTTCCGCCCGTCCGGCCGGGCGCGGACGTCCGGAAGGGCGACCACTTCTCGTGGTGCTCACCGCAGGAACGCCGCGGCGACGCCGGCGTCGACGGGGATGTGCAGTCCGGTCGTGTGGTCGAGGTCGCTGGCGCAGAGCACGAACACCGCGTTGGCGACGTTCTCGGGCAGCACCTCGCGCTTGAGCAGGGTGCGCTGCGCGTAGTACTCGCCGAGCTTCTCCTCGGGCACGCCATAGACGGCGGCGCGCTTGGCGCCCCAGCCGCCGGCGAAGATGCCGGAGCCGCGCACGACGCCGTCGGGATTGATGCCGTTCACCTTGATGCCGTGCTCGCCGAGCTCGGCGGCGAGCAGCCGCACCTGGTGCGCCTGGTCCGCCTTGGTGGCCGAGTAGGCGATGTTGTTCGGGCCGGCGAAGACGCTGTTCTTCGACGAGATGTAGACGATGTCGCCGCCGAGTCCCTGATCGATCATCACCTTTGCCGCAGCCTTCGAGACGAGGAACGAGCCCTTCGCCATCACGTTGTGCTGCAGGTCCCAGTCGGCGACCGTCGTCTCCAGCAGCGACTTCGACAGCGACAGACCGGCGTTGTTCACCACCAGGTCGAGGCCGCCGAACGCGAGCAGAGCGGCATCAACGGCAGCCTGCACGGCGGCTTCGTCGGTGACGTTCGCCTGCACGCCGACGGCGACGTCGCTCGAGCCGATCTCTGCGGCCGCGGCGGCCGCCCTCTCGAGGTCGAGGTCGGCGATCACGACGCACGCGCCCTCGGCGGCGAGCCGCTTCGCCGTGGCGAGCCCGATGCCGGATGCCGCACCCGTCACGAGCGCGACGCGCGTCGCGAGCGGCTTCCGAGCCGGCCGGCGCTGGAGCTTGGCTTCCTCGAGCGCCCAGTACTCGATGCGGAACTTCTCCGCCTCGTCGATCGGCGCATACGACGAGACGGCCTCCGCGCCGCGCATCACGTTGATGGCGTTCACGTAGAACTCGCCCGCCACTCGCGCGGTCTGCTTGTCGGCGCCATAGCTGAACATGCCGACGCCCGGGATGAGCACGATCGCCGGGTCCGCACCGCGCATCGCGGGAGGCTCCTCGCCTCGAGCGCGCGCCGCAGCGGCGCCGCGCTCGTAGTACGCCGTGTAGTCGGCGCGATACGCCTCGTGCAGTTCGCGCAGGCGCGCGATCGAGTCCTCTGCCGACGCATTCGCCGGCAGGTCGAGCACGAGCGGCTTCACCTTGGTGCGCAAGAAGTGGTCGGGGCAGCTCGTCCCCAGCTCCGCGAGCCGCGGATGCTCCGCGCGAGCCACGAAGTCGAGCACCACGTCGCTGTCGGTGAAATGGCCCACCACCGGGTGATCGGTCGACGCCAGCCCGCGCAGCACGGGCGCGAGCGCCGCGGCCTTCGCGCGGCGGGCATCCTCGGGCAGGGCCTCGTAACCGTCGATGACGGAACCGAAGGGCTCCGGATGCCCGTGCTCCGCGAGGTGGGCCGCCGCGGTCTCGATGATCCACAGCGAGTTGGCCTCCGCCTCCTCGCTGGTGTCGCCCCACGCCGTGATGCCGTGCCCGCCGAGGATCGCGCCGATCGCGCCGGGGTTGTCGCGCTTCACCGCGGCGATGTCGAGCCCGAGCTGGAAGCCGGGGCGGCGCCACGGAACCCACACGACGCGGCCGCCGAAGGCGTCCTTCGTCAGCTGCTCGCCGTCTGCCGCAGTGGCGAACGCGATGCCCGAGTCGGGGTGCAGGTGGTCGACGTGCGCGGCATCCACCAGCGCGTGCATGGCCGTGTCGATCGACGGCGCGGCGCCGCCCTTGCCGTGCAGGCAGTAGTCGAACGCGGCGACCATCTCGTCTTCGCGCTCGACCCCCGGGTACACCTCGGGCAGAGCGCGCACGCGGTCGAGGCGCAGCACTGCGAGGCCGCTCTCGGTGAGAGTGCCGAGGTCGCCGCCCGAGCCCTTCACCCAGAGCAGCTCGACCGGCTCACCCGTGACGGGGTCGGTCTCGCTGCCCTTGGCCGAGGTGTTGCCGCCCGCGTAGTTCGTGTTGCGGGAATCGGCGCCCAGACGATTGCTGCGGGCGATGAGCTGAAGCGCGGTGGGGTTCGTCATGCGGTGGTTCCTTCTGAGGTCAGTGGGCTCAGCGCCGCGATGCGCGCGGCGAAACGCTCGATGGATGCCGTTGCAGCCGCTTCCTCCGGCCTGTTCAGGTGTCCATGAACGGTGCCCGGCTCCGTGGAGACGTCGATGTCGACGCCGGCAGCGCGCAGGGTGGCGGCGAACGCCTCACCGGAGACCCGCAGCTCGTCGACCTCGCTGTTGATCATGATCGTCGGCGGAAAGTCGCGCAGCTCGGCGGGCGTCGCGATGCCGGGGGCGGCCATGGTGTCGGCATCCTCCGCCGGGCCGCCGAGGTAGTTCTCGTACATGCGCCGCACCGCGTCAGGGCCGAAGTGATCGGCCACCGGGTCGGCGTCGAGGGCGGCACGCAGCGTGGCGTCCGGTGCGGGCTGCACCGCGAGCAGGGTCGGATACGCCAGCACCGCGAGCGCGGGAATCGGTCCACCCTCGGCGATCAGGCGCAGCGTCGCGCCGGTCGCGAGGTTGCCGCCGGCGCTTGCGCCGCCGAACGCCCACGCGCCGGACGCCGGTCCGGATGTCACCGCCCACCCGAAGGCGAACGCCGCTTCCTGCGAGGCGGTCGGGTAGTGAACGTCGCCGCGCGACGCCTGGTCGGGCTCCAGAGCCGGCGCCAGGCGATAGTCGACCGAGACGACGACGATGCCGCGGGACGCGAAAGCCCTCGCGACCCAGTCTCCCTCGGCCATGTCGAGGTCACCGGCCCAGAAGCCGCCGCCGTGCAGCCACACGAGCCCTGCGGCGGCTCGCTCGGTCGGCCGATAGATGCGCACGGGCAGTTCGCCGTGCGGTCCGTCGAGCACCCGATCCTCGGTGGTGATGGTGGCTGCTGTGATCGTGTCGTCGCTCGGTGTGGACGCGCTCATGCGCCCCATCCTGCCTGGGTTCCGCCGACGCGCTCCTGCTCGATCCTCTGCTGATAGCCGGATGCCGCATAGGCCGACATCGGGTCGGCGGGAAGCCCTCGAGACTCCCGCCAGTCGGCGAGGTCGCCGCGCACATCCGTGTAGAAGGCATCCATCACGATGCCGTTCGCGGCCAGCACGTCACCGGATGCCTGCGCGGCGCCGAGCGCGTCACGATCGACGAGCAGCGCCCGCGCCGTCATCTCCTGCACGTTGAGCACCGAACGGATCTGCCCAGGGACCTTCTTCTCGATGTTGTGACACTGGTCGAGCATGAACGCGACATCGGGGTTGGCGTATCCGCCGCCGCGCACGACCTCGAGGATGATGCGGAACAGCTGGAAGGGATCCGCCGCGCCCACGATCAGGTCATCGTCGGCGTAGAACCGCGAGTTGAAGTCGAAAGAGCCGAGCTTGCCGAGGCGCAGCAGCTGCATCACGATGAACTCGATGTTGGTGCCCGGCGCATGATGCCCGGTGTCGAGGCACACCACGGCCTTGTCGCCGAGAGCGCTGACCTGCGCGTACGACGTGCCCCAGTCCGGAACGTCGGTGTGATAGAACGCCGGCTCGAAGAACTTGTACTCCAGCACGAGGCGCTGGTGCTCGCCGAGCCGCTCGTAGATCGCCGACAGCGAGTCGTGCAGGCGGTCCTGCCGGGAGCGCATGTCGTCCTGGCCCGGATAGTTGGTGCCGTCGGCCAGCCAGATCTTGAGATCGCGGCTTCCGGTCTCGTTCATGATGTCGATGCACTCGAGGTGGTGATCGATCGCCTTCTGGCGAATGCGCGGGTCGGAGTGCGTCACCGAGCCGAGCTTGTAGTCGTCGTCCTGGAACGTGTTCGAGTTGACCGTGCCGAGCTTCACACCGTTGTCTTCGGCATGCCTGCGCAGATCGGAGTACGAGGGCACCTTGTCCCACGGGATGTGGAGCGCCACGCTCGGTGCGAGACCGGTGTGCTTGTGCACCTGCGCGGCATCCGAGATCTTCTCGAACGGGTCGCGAGGAACCCCGGCCTGACCGAACACCTTGAACCTGGTGCCCGAGTTGCCGAACGCCCAACTGGGGAGCTCGATGGCCTGCTGGGACAGCAGGTCGAGGGTGGCCGACGGAATCGTCATCGTAGTGCCTTTCGTGCGGGTTCCGCGTCGTCGCGGAGGAAGAGGAGAAGAAGGACGTGGTCGTGAGGCGCAGGGCGGCGAGCCCTCGGTCAGGTGCGGTCATCCGTGCCGCTCCGGCATGCGAGGCGGCCGTCCGGCCCGATGTCGTGCAGAAGGCCATCGAGGTTGAAGACCTCGGTCAGCCGCTCGGATGCCTGGTCGGCGCGTCCGTCGAGTGAGACGAAGAAGCGACCCATCTCGGCCTCCCAGCGCGCCGCCACCGCGGAATCGGCGAGGTAGCGCTCGCTGGATGCCGCGTCGTCCGTCTCGAAGTAGCCGATCAGCTCACCGTCGTCGGCGAGGAAGAGCGAGTAATTGCGGCGGCCGGATGCCTCGATCTCTCGCAGCATCTCCGGCCATACCTCCGCATGGCGCCGACGGTATTCGTCGAGCAGCTCGGGGCGTACGTGAAGACGGAAGCACACGCGTTGCGGTGACGTCATCGGCAAGCCCTTTCCCTCTGTGATCTCGGCAGGTGGTCGAGTCCGGTGATCCGATGATTGAATCGTTTCATAATCCTTGTTCGAGTGCAATGCCACAGGGCTCACGCGACTCGGTCGGCCGAGAGGGCGTGAACGCCGGCTTCGAGCGTGGCGGGCGCTGTCGATGACCAGCCTGCGGGGAGAACGAGGTCCGCGTGGATGCCGACGGGCACGGTCACCCGCAGTGTCGCGGCATCCGCGTCCCGGCTCCAGTCCACCGCGAGGCGCCCGTACGGCGTGTCCACGTGTGCTGAGCACGAGTCGAGCACGCCGTCGAGGTCCGGAGCGATGCGTGATCGTCGATATCCCGGCTCGACGAGATCGATGCCGGCGAGGCGTCGCATCATCCAGTCGACGACGCACCCGAAGGCGTAGTGGTTCATCGAGACCCGGTCGACGGTGCCGTCTTCGTGCACCGCATGCCAGGCCTCCCAGATGGTGGTGGCTCCGTGGTCGACCTCGTACAGCCACGAGGGGGCCGTGTCCTGCATGAGCAGGGTGCGGGCGAGGTCGGCATGGCCGTTCTCCCAGAGCACGTCGAGCAGGTAGGGCACCGAGACGAAGCCCGTGTCGAGGTGATCGCCTGCCTCGTGGATGAGCTCGACGAGCCTGCCGATGACGAGGTCGCGCCGGCCGGCCGGCACGGCGTCGAACGCCAGCGCGAGCACGTAGATGCCCTGCATGTTCGGCGCGATGAACCCGTCTGCGTCGACGTACTCGGCAGCGAAGGCGGCCCGAACCGCTGCAGCCTGCCGTCGCCGCGTCTCGGCAGCCGCCGTGTCGCCGAGCTCGTCCTCTGCGGAGGCGAGCAGGTCGAGCGAGAGCAGCTGGAACAGCGGCCCCGTCAGTTCCGCCGTGAGCCTCGGTGCGTTCATCATCGCGTCGAGCTCATCGTCGCCGTCGCCGAGAGTCGACGGTGCAAGCCAATCGCCGAAGTTGAAGGGGCCGTTCCAGAGCAGCTCGTGGTGGCCGCGCTGTTCGTCGCTCAGATCCGTGTCGCGCAGGCGGGGCGGCAGCACGTCGGCAGCGCTCTGGGTCTGGTGGTCGACCCAGTCCCGCATCGCGCCGACGTTGTCGGCGAGAAATCGGAGATCCCCGTAGTGGCGGTAGAGCGCCCACGGTGCGATCGTCACGGCGTCGCCCCAGCCGGCGGCGGCCCGGATTCCCGAGAGCCCTTCGTCGACCGCCACCGGATCGTCCATCGCGGGCGGCATCGGCACGATGATCGGCACCACCCCGTCGTGCGCCGACTGGTCCGCACGCAGATTCGCGAGCCATCTGTCGAGGAACGACGCCACGCCCATGAGGGTCGAGGCGGTCGGCGCGAAGATCTGCAGGTCGCCGGTCCAGCCGGCACGCTCGCGCTGCGGACAGTCGGTCGGCACGGCGAGAAAGTTCGACCGCTGCGACCACAGCGTGTTCTCGACGAGACGGTCGAGCCGAGCATTCGACGAGGCGAACGACGCGGTCTGCTCGAGGTCGTTCGCGATCACGATCGCGACGAAGTCCTCCGCCAGAGGGGTGCCCGGATAGCCGATGAGCTTCACGTAGCGAAAGCCGTGGAAGGTGAACAGCGGCTCCCATGTCTCGCCACTCGCGTGTCCGGCGAGCACGTATTCGTCGGCCTGGTCTTTGTTGACACCGAGGATGTTGTCGAGAAAGTTGCCGTCGGCATCCACGACCTCGGCGTGCTCCAGTCGCACCACCGTGCCCGCCGCACCTCGCACGGTCATGCGCACTCGGCCGGCGACGACCTGGCCGAAGTCGAGAACCGTCTCGCCCGACGGAGTGGAGAGGATGTCCGCCACCGTCAGCTCGCGCACCCGCCGCACCGGCTCGCCGATGAACGGCACCAGCGGCATGGCGACCTCCGGTGCGCCGGCGACGACGACCGTGCCCGGCTCCCAACCCGCGGCGTCGAAGCCGGGGGAGTCCCAGCCCGGTATCTCCCGTCTGGCGTCGTATCGCTCGCCGATGAAGATGTCCGACCAGTCGATCGGACCGCGCGAGCTGAGCACGGTCTCGTCCGGCGTGATCACGGTGCGGCTGTCGTCGGCGAAGGTCAGTTCCAGCCGCCAGGTGGCCCGCAGAATGCGTCCGTACTGCGCGCTGCGACCCAGGATCGAGATGCGGCCCGCATACCAGCCGTCGCCGAGGATCACGCCGAGTGCGTTCGATCCGGCGTGCACGAGCGACGTGACGTCGTGCGTGTGCACCGAGATGGAGTGCTGATAGCTCTCGTAGCCGGGTTCGAACAGCTCGTCGCTCGCCGGAACGCCGTTGAGCGACGAGCAGTTCACGCCCTGGCTGCTGATGCGAAGGCGGGCAGCAACGGGCGCTTCGGTGATCGTGAACTCCTGACGCAGGAAGCGCGGCGGGTGCAGCCGTTCGCTCGGCGCGGGTGCGCCGGCCGCCGGCGCGAACGAGTCCGGGCCGAGCGTCATCGGCCCTTCGACGAGAACCGGTTCCTGTCGCGGCTCGAACCACGGGGCATCCCAGGTGTCGAGGCCGATGCCGAACTTCCCGGATGCCCGCACCTCGCGTTCGTCTCCCGCGAGCCGCACGGCGAGCTCCCACGTGTACTCGGTTCCCGGCTCTCCGACGAAGCCGGGAACGCTGACGGCCACGGAGTCAGCGGCATCGATCCAGTCGGTGTCGGCGACGGGCTCTCCGGCGACCCGTCCGTTGGCGGCTTCGAGAATCCGGATGCGATACCCCGCCTGCCCGAGCGTCGACGCGTCGTCAGCGTCATCGGCGACCACGTGCCAGAAGAACGCGGGTGAGCACCGGGCGATGGCCATCGGGCGATCCAGATGATCGACACGAAGGCGGTCGAGGTGGGCCATGGTGACTCCTTCGTCATGGGTGCGGATTGGCCGAGGGGCGCGTCCAAGGACGGGGCCCACAGCGCGACCGGCTTTTGCTTTGAAACGATTCAAGAAAGAATCTAGGTGTACGGCGCCGCCCGCGTCAAGGGATCGAACCACCCTTGGGCTCCGGTGCGGAGTGCGCTCCAGCTCGCGGGCTCGGCGCGTAGTGACGCGGCACCGGCCCGGCAGTGGACTGATTCGTTTCAGTCCGCGAGGATGGGCTCGGGCGGAACGAACCGGCAAGATGAGCAACAGCGCGACAGTGCGTTCAGGAGGTCCTCATGGTCAGTGTGCGCGATGTTGCGATCGCAGCGGGCGTCTCGGTCGGCACCGTGTCGAACGTGCTCAACAGGCCGGATCGGGTCGCAGCGGCCACCGTCGAGCGGGTCAACGCAGCCATCGCCGACCTGGGCTTCGTGCGCAACGACGCCGCGCGCCAGCTTCGGGCGGGCCGGAGCAGGAGCATCGGGCTGATCGTGCTCGATGTCGGCAACCCGTTCTTCACCGACGTCGCTCGTGGCGCCGAGACCCGGGCTGCGGCCGACGGGTTCTCTGTGCTGCTCGGCAACAGCGACGAGTCCACCTCCCGCGAGGGCGGCTACCTCGACCTCTTCGAAGAACAACGGGTGCACGGCGTGCTCATCAGCCCCGTCGAAGACGACCTCCCGCGGCTGCGCACGACGCGGGAACGAGGCATCCCGGTCGTGCTCGTGGACCGCGAAGCGCCTGACCGCAACTTCTCGTCCGTCGCCGTCGACGACGTGGCGGGAGGCCGTGCGGCCGCCGAGCACCTGATCTCGATCGGCCGCAGGCGCATCGCGTTCGTGGGCGGTCCGCAGTCGATCAGGCAGGTCGCCGATCGACTCGCGGGCGCGCGCATCGCCGCCTCGGAACGTGCAGAGGTGGCTTTGGAGTACATCCCCACCTCGTCGCTCACCGTTCGTGCGGGAGCCGAGGCGGCGAAGACCTTCCTCGCCAGGGACCCCTCGCAGCGGCCCGACGCGGTGTTCGCGGCCAACGACCTGGTCTCCATCGGTGTGCTGCAGGCCGCGATGCTCACGGGCGCCAAGGTTCCCGATGACCTCGCGATCATCGGGTACGACGACATCGACTTCGTCGCGACGGCGACGGTGCCGCTCACCTCGATGCGGCAGCCGGCCGCCCTCATCGGACACACCGCCGTCGACCTGCTGCTGGGTGAGGCGGAGCACGGCGAGGGTTTCGAGCCTCAGCAGGTCGTGTACCAGCCGGAACTCGTCGTGCGTCAGTCGACGAGCGGCTGACGCTCCATGGAGCATCAGGAGCGGGCGCTCGCGGCCTACGTCGACGACGTGCGCGACGACGACGACGTGCTCGCGGTCATCCTCGTCGGCTCGCTGGCGCGGGGAACCGAACGCGAGACGTCCGATGTCGATGTCTACCTGGTCGTCACCGACGAGCGCTTCGCTCGCGCGACGCGCGACAGCAGCTTCGCGTGGACCGCGCGCAACGGGGTCGACTATCCCGGCTCGTACATCGACGTGAAACTCGCGAGCCCCGCCTATCTGGCGACGGCGGCCGAACGCGGAGACGATCCGACAAGGGCGTCGTTCGCCGGCGCCAGGATCGCCTTCTCCCGGGAGCGGTCGTTCGACGGCCTGCTCGCGAAGATCGTCCGGCTCGACGATGACGCGTGGGACGAACGCGTGCGCTCGCACGTGGCGCAGGCGCGTCTGTACGGCGGCTACTTCCTCGTTCAGGGCGAGCAGCGCGGAGACTCGTTCCTCGCTCGCCACGCCGCGGTGCACCTCGCGCTCGCGGCGGCGCGGGCCGCGCTGGCGGCCGCGCACGTGCTGATGCCCGGTCCGAAGTACATCTCGGGCCTGGTGCGCTCCGTTCCTTCCCCGGAAGGCTTCGTGGATGCCTGGCAGCACGCCGTCGATGAACCGGGCCTCACCACAGGCAGCGAACTGCTGAACCGCCTGACCGACTGGCTCGGGCACGGCATCACGCCCGACGAGGCGTTGTCGACGTTCATCCGCGACAACGAGCTCACCTGGTTGCGCGGCGGCGTGCCCGCCGAGTACCTCTGAGCACCGGCGGGCACGTTCGGTTCAGCCCTTGACGGCGCCGCTCGTCATGCCTGCGACGATCTGCCGGTTGAAGAAGATGTACATGATCAACGGCGGAATCGTGATGAGCAGGATGTTCATGAACAGCAGATTGAACTGGCTCACCGACTGGCTCTGGAAGTTGTAGAGCGTCAGCTGCACCGTCGGGTTGTCGCTGCCGGGCAAGAAGTACAGCGGGCCGGTGAAGTCGTTGAAGACCGCGACGGCCTGCACGACGACCACGGTCACGACCACGGGACGCAGCAGGGGCAGGATCACCTGGAAGAACAGCCGCATCGCTCCCGCGCCGTCGATGATCGCCGCCTCGTCGAGCTCTCTCGGGATCGTCGCGACGAAGGCCCTGAACAGCAGGATCGCGAAGGAGAGCCCGAAGGTCGCCTCGACCAGGATCATCCCCACCAGCGTGTCGAAGATGCCGAGTCCTTGGAGCACCCAGATGGTCGGCACCACGGCGGGCGGCACGATCAGCCCGGCGAGCACGAGGAAGTTGACCAGATGGTTCAGTCTGGTGCGCTTGCGCTGGAGCAGGTAGCCGACCATGGCGGCGAAGACCACCATGATGGCCACGCTCACCACGGTGAGCACGATGCTGTTGATGAACGCGGCAAGCAGCTGGTAGTCGTTCGTCTGGATGACGTCGATGAAGTTCTTCGAGATCTGCCAGTCGGTGGGCCAGGTGAAGCCCATCAGACCCGCTTGTTTCGGGTCCTTCGCCGCTTGCAGAACGATGAAGATGAACGGCACGAGAAAGACGACCACCGACACGAGGATCGCGATGATCCCGAGCAGGTACTTGCGGGTGAACCGCCGGAACGTCATGGGGCGGCGTGCCGGCTTGTAGCGGCCGGTGCCGTTCGGCCCCATCGTGGTGATGGCTTTGGTGACGGTCACAGCTCCGCCTCCCTTCTGTTCAGGAACCATTGGACGGGCAGCATGATGGCCGTCACGACCAGGAACAGAATGACGTTGCCCGCCGTCGACAGACCGAAGAACCCGGCCTGGTACTGCTTGTAGATGACCGAGGCGATGACGTCGCTGGAGAAGCCGGGGCCGCCGTTGGTCATGGCCCAGATCAGGTCGAACGACCGCAGGCCGCCGATGAGCGAGAGGATGATCACTGTCGCCATCGCGGGCCGCACCAGCGGCAGCGTGACGTTGCGGAACACCTGCCAAGCGCCTGCGCCGTCGACGCGTGCCGCCTCGAAGTACTCGGACGGAATCGCCACGATGCCGGCCATGAAGATGAGCGTGGCGATGCCGACGCCCTTCCAGATGTCCACGCCGGCCACGGTGAGCAGCGCGAGGTGGGGATCGGTGTACCACCCGGGCTGGGGCAGGTGGAAGAACCCGAGCACCTGGTTCACGACGCCGTGGAACGGGTCGAGCAGCGCCTTCCACGTGAGCCCGACGCCGACGGTCGAGACCAGAACGGGGAAGAAGACGACAGCGCGCAGATAGCCGCGGCCGAAGATCGGGCTGGTGAGCAGCAACGCGAGTCCGAGGCCGAGCACGACCTTCGCGGCGGAGGTCACGAACCCGTAGATGAGGGTGTTGACGAAGCCCTGCGTCAGCGCGGGCGTCTGGAAGAACTGAACGAAGTTGCCGAAGCCGATGAACTGCTGGCTGAAGAGCGTCCACCGGGTGAGGGCGAAGTAGAACGACGAGAACGTCGGAAGGGCGAAGAAGACGAGATACAGCACCCCGGCCGGAATGTAGAACCACGAGGGATACGGGCTTCGGATGCTGCGGCGGCGCTCCTTCTGCGGGCCACCCGACGTCGTCGGACCCGCTTTCTCTACGCGCAGGGCTGCGGTGGTCATGGGTACTCCCTGATCAGGGAGTCGGGGGTCGACCGATGAAGCTCGCCGACCCCCGACTCTCACTCGATTTTTTCGGACGTGCTGCCGGATCACCAGCCCTTGATGCCGAGCTGCTGAGCCTGCGCCTTCACGTCCTGGTCGTACTGCTGGGCACCGACCTGGGCGGTCGTGGTGCCGGAGCCCACGCCCACGAGGATCGTTTCGAGGTTCGGTCCCTTGATCGGCGAGAGGAACTCGAGGGCGACGCTCGCCTTGTCGTCCTTGATGTAGTTCTGCACGTCGCCGATCAGTGCGGGAACGCTCGACGGCAGCGTGCAAGCGCTCGTCGAGTACGGGCCGGCGGCGGCACCGGTCTTGTTCTGCACGTCGCAGCCGGCCGGCGAGTTGAGGAACGCCACGAACTTCTTGGCGGCGTCGAGCTTGTCACCCGTCGTCGTGTTGGGAATGTAGAGAGCGTTCGGCTCCCACACCGTCAGCGACGTGACCGACGAGCTGGCTGCCGGGATGGCGAACACCCCGATGTCGTTGACGCTGTCCGGGTTGTCCTGCTCGACGGTCGCGATCGCACCGGTCAGCATCGGGTACTGCGCCGCCTTTCCGGTGGCGAGGGCATCCATCGCCTGTGCGTTCGTCATCGAGGCGAAGTCCTTGTTGACCAGACCGTCCGTGCGGATCTCTGCGGTGTGCTGGAAGCCCTCGAAGGCCGGCGGGTTCACGTACTTCGCGTCGCCCTTGTTGTTGGTGTAGTTCGACGCCCAGTTCGGGTCCTGCTTCGCGACGTTCGCGAAGTCTCCGAGAACCAGCAGCTGGCTGGTCCAGGTGTCGCCGTACGACTGCAGGATCGGCGTCACCCCCGGGTCGGCCGACGCGATCTTCTTGCTGTTGGCGACGAACTCATCCCACGTCGTGGGAACGGAGAGCCCGAGCTTCTCGTAGATCTTCTTGTTGTAGAGGATGCCGCCGGCCTGCGACGTGCCCAGTGGCGCGCCGTACACCTTGCCGCCCGCCGTGACGACCTCTTTGAAGTTCTTGTCGAGGTCTTTGACCCAGCTCTCGTTGCTGAGGTCGACCATGGTGGTCTTCGGGTTCAGCGCTTGGAACAGCGAACCCGAGTTGTAGTGGAAGACGTCGTCCATGGTCTTGGTCGACAGCTTCGTCTTCATCAGGTTGTCGCCCTGCGTGCCCGCCGGCTGGGTGTCCATCTTGACCTTGATGTTCGGGTACTTCTTCTCGAACGCCGCGATCAACGCCTTGCCCTGTGCCGTGTCTGCTGCGTCGTTCTGGGTCAGGAAGGAGATGGTCACCTTGCCGCCCGAACTGTTGCTCGTTCCGCCGAAGCCGCTGCACCCTGCGAGAGCAAGAGTGGCCGCGGCGACGGACGCGGTCGCCACCAGGACGCGCCGCATGGGGGAGAACTTCATCCCGTTACCTCCTTGTAATGCGAGACGGTTCGTTCCGCTCGCCACCGGGGAAATCTTGAACGGCAATTGAAACCATTCAACGACTCGAACGATACGGGGACATTGAGGCATGGTCAAGAGTTGAGCCGGTATCGGCATCACGATCACGTAACGCGGGACCGGTCTACTCCCTTATTGGTGCTCGTTACTATGAATCGTTTCAGCTGAAGATGGATGCTCCGCCGCGGTCGCCGACGACCACGGGTCGTCCCTGCGTGGGACCACGAAG from Humibacter ginsenosidimutans harbors:
- a CDS encoding bifunctional aldolase/short-chain dehydrogenase; the protein is MTNPTALQLIARSNRLGADSRNTNYAGGNTSAKGSETDPVTGEPVELLWVKGSGGDLGTLTESGLAVLRLDRVRALPEVYPGVEREDEMVAAFDYCLHGKGGAAPSIDTAMHALVDAAHVDHLHPDSGIAFATAADGEQLTKDAFGGRVVWVPWRRPGFQLGLDIAAVKRDNPGAIGAILGGHGITAWGDTSEEAEANSLWIIETAAAHLAEHGHPEPFGSVIDGYEALPEDARRAKAAALAPVLRGLASTDHPVVGHFTDSDVVLDFVARAEHPRLAELGTSCPDHFLRTKVKPLVLDLPANASAEDSIARLRELHEAYRADYTAYYERGAAAARARGEEPPAMRGADPAIVLIPGVGMFSYGADKQTARVAGEFYVNAINVMRGAEAVSSYAPIDEAEKFRIEYWALEEAKLQRRPARKPLATRVALVTGAASGIGLATAKRLAAEGACVVIADLDLERAAAAAAEIGSSDVAVGVQANVTDEAAVQAAVDAALLAFGGLDLVVNNAGLSLSKSLLETTVADWDLQHNVMAKGSFLVSKAAAKVMIDQGLGGDIVYISSKNSVFAGPNNIAYSATKADQAHQVRLLAAELGEHGIKVNGINPDGVVRGSGIFAGGWGAKRAAVYGVPEEKLGEYYAQRTLLKREVLPENVANAVFVLCASDLDHTTGLHIPVDAGVAAAFLR
- the rhaI gene encoding L-rhamnose isomerase, whose amino-acid sequence is MTIPSATLDLLSQQAIELPSWAFGNSGTRFKVFGQAGVPRDPFEKISDAAQVHKHTGLAPSVALHIPWDKVPSYSDLRRHAEDNGVKLGTVNSNTFQDDDYKLGSVTHSDPRIRQKAIDHHLECIDIMNETGSRDLKIWLADGTNYPGQDDMRSRQDRLHDSLSAIYERLGEHQRLVLEYKFFEPAFYHTDVPDWGTSYAQVSALGDKAVVCLDTGHHAPGTNIEFIVMQLLRLGKLGSFDFNSRFYADDDLIVGAADPFQLFRIILEVVRGGGYANPDVAFMLDQCHNIEKKVPGQIRSVLNVQEMTARALLVDRDALGAAQASGDVLAANGIVMDAFYTDVRGDLADWRESRGLPADPMSAYAASGYQQRIEQERVGGTQAGWGA
- a CDS encoding alpha/beta hydrolase fold domain-containing protein, whose protein sequence is MSASTPSDDTITAATITTEDRVLDGPHGELPVRIYRPTERAAAGLVWLHGGGFWAGDLDMAEGDWVARAFASRGIVVVSVDYRLAPALEPDQASRGDVHYPTASQEAAFAFGWAVTSGPASGAWAFGGASAGGNLATGATLRLIAEGGPIPALAVLAYPTLLAVQPAPDATLRAALDADPVADHFGPDAVRRMYENYLGGPAEDADTMAAPGIATPAELRDFPPTIMINSEVDELRVSGEAFAATLRAAGVDIDVSTEPGTVHGHLNRPEEAAATASIERFAARIAALSPLTSEGTTA
- a CDS encoding L-rhamnose mutarotase yields the protein MTSPQRVCFRLHVRPELLDEYRRRHAEVWPEMLREIEASGRRNYSLFLADDGELIGYFETDDAASSERYLADSAVAARWEAEMGRFFVSLDGRADQASERLTEVFNLDGLLHDIGPDGRLACRSGTDDRT